In Kitasatospora sp. NBC_00240, the following are encoded in one genomic region:
- a CDS encoding carbohydrate ABC transporter permease, translated as MASHQPRPSRRLAPYAFLTPAVILFTLFFAVPIGYALHLSFRAVQVKGLGLGSHARTEVWAGLSNYTSALGDPELLAGAGRTLLYGGLLVPAMLGGALLLALLLDTPRVRLGTFSRLAIFLPYAVPGIVASLLWGFLYLPTVSPGYFLLDKAGIGGPDLLHGNGLFVALANIAVWGGTGFNMIVIYTSLRAIPVELYEAARLDGASELQIALRIKIPMVLPSLVLTFFFSMIATLQVFSEPMTLKPLTNSMSSTWSPLMKVYRDAFVQGDIHSAAATSVVVAAATLVLSFGFLKLVNKRSDGGS; from the coding sequence ATGGCGTCCCACCAGCCCCGCCCGTCCCGGCGCCTCGCCCCGTACGCCTTCCTCACGCCGGCCGTCATCCTGTTCACGCTCTTCTTCGCGGTGCCGATCGGCTACGCCCTCCACCTGAGCTTCCGCGCCGTCCAGGTCAAGGGCCTGGGCCTCGGCTCGCACGCCCGCACCGAGGTCTGGGCGGGCCTGTCCAACTACACCTCCGCCCTCGGCGACCCGGAGCTGCTGGCCGGCGCCGGCCGCACCCTGCTGTACGGCGGGCTGCTCGTCCCGGCCATGCTCGGCGGGGCGCTGCTGCTCGCCCTGCTGCTGGACACCCCCCGGGTCCGGCTCGGCACCTTCTCCCGGCTCGCGATCTTCCTGCCGTACGCCGTGCCCGGCATCGTCGCCTCACTGCTCTGGGGCTTCCTCTACCTGCCGACCGTCAGCCCCGGCTACTTCCTGCTGGACAAGGCCGGCATCGGCGGGCCGGACCTGCTGCACGGCAACGGACTGTTCGTGGCGCTCGCCAACATCGCGGTCTGGGGCGGCACCGGCTTCAACATGATCGTGATCTACACCTCGCTGCGGGCCATCCCGGTCGAGCTGTACGAGGCGGCCCGCCTCGACGGCGCCTCCGAGCTGCAGATCGCCCTGCGGATCAAGATCCCGATGGTGCTGCCCTCGCTGGTGCTCACCTTCTTCTTCTCGATGATCGCCACCCTGCAGGTGTTCAGCGAGCCGATGACCCTCAAGCCCCTGACCAACAGCATGAGTTCGACCTGGAGCCCGCTGATGAAGGTCTACCGCGACGCCTTCGTCCAGGGGGACATCCACTCCGCCGCCGCCACCTCGGTGGTCGTCGCGGCCGCGACGCTGGTCCTGTCCTTCGGCTTCCTCAAGCTGGTCAACAAGCGCTCCGACGGAGGCAGCTGA
- a CDS encoding carbohydrate ABC transporter permease: protein MRTTRPAGRIGVLAVLVLAAVYSLLPVWWLVVSATKGSSDLFASNGFWFAGRFELVDNISDLLGVQDGIYGRWLLNSLLYAVGGAVTATLLSAMAGYVLAKYTFRGREAVFNTVLGAILLPAPLFALPLYLMFSATHIVNTFWAVFIPSIVSPFGVYLSRIYAAAAVPDELLEAGRIDGAGEFRIFRSIALRVLQPSLVTIFLFQFVTIWTNYLLPSLMLADDRLQPVTVGLVAWKEQRGQTVPYNLIITGALISVIPIVVMFLLLQRYWKAGLTSGSVK, encoded by the coding sequence ATGAGGACCACACGTCCCGCCGGCCGCATCGGGGTGCTCGCCGTCCTGGTGCTCGCGGCGGTCTACTCCCTGCTCCCGGTGTGGTGGCTGGTCGTCTCCGCGACCAAGGGCAGCAGCGATCTCTTCGCCAGCAACGGGTTCTGGTTCGCCGGGCGCTTCGAGCTGGTCGACAACATCTCCGACCTGCTGGGTGTCCAGGACGGCATCTACGGGCGCTGGCTGCTCAACAGCCTGCTCTACGCGGTGGGCGGCGCCGTCACGGCCACGCTGCTGTCCGCGATGGCGGGCTACGTGCTCGCGAAATACACCTTCCGGGGCCGCGAGGCGGTGTTCAACACCGTGCTGGGCGCCATCCTGCTGCCCGCCCCGCTGTTCGCGCTGCCGCTCTACCTGATGTTCTCCGCCACCCACATCGTGAACACCTTCTGGGCGGTGTTCATCCCCAGCATCGTCAGCCCGTTCGGCGTGTACCTCTCGCGGATCTACGCCGCCGCCGCGGTTCCCGACGAACTGCTGGAGGCCGGACGGATCGACGGCGCGGGCGAGTTCAGGATCTTCCGGTCGATCGCCCTGCGGGTCCTCCAGCCCTCGCTGGTCACGATCTTCCTGTTCCAGTTCGTGACGATCTGGACCAACTACCTGCTGCCCTCGCTGATGCTCGCCGACGACCGGCTGCAGCCGGTCACGGTCGGCCTGGTCGCCTGGAAGGAACAGCGCGGCCAGACCGTCCCCTACAACCTGATCATCACCGGCGCGCTGATCTCCGTGATCCCGATCGTGGTGATGTTCCTCCTGCTGCAGCGCTACTGGAAGGCCGGACTCACCTCCGGCAGCGTCAAGTAG
- a CDS encoding carboxymuconolactone decarboxylase family protein has protein sequence MAAFDASGAPGQAAESVPPLLEVLTGMTLGAFEASGLEEESYLLVRIAALVAMGAAPDSYLLNVAAARESGIPPERVRGVLVALAPLVGTARIVAAARSMEEALGVTLLTPEPTPEPTPGPGLD, from the coding sequence ATGGCAGCCTTCGACGCGAGCGGTGCTCCGGGACAGGCCGCGGAGTCCGTGCCGCCGCTGCTGGAAGTCCTCACCGGGATGACGCTGGGCGCCTTCGAAGCATCGGGCCTGGAGGAGGAGAGCTACCTCCTGGTCCGGATCGCTGCCCTGGTCGCGATGGGAGCCGCGCCCGACTCCTATCTGCTGAACGTCGCCGCCGCCCGGGAGAGCGGCATCCCGCCGGAGCGGGTCCGCGGGGTGCTGGTGGCCCTGGCCCCGCTGGTGGGCACCGCTCGCATCGTCGCGGCCGCCCGGAGCATGGAGGAGGCGCTCGGCGTCACGCTTCTCACGCCCGAGCCGACACCGGAGCCGACGCCGGGCCCGGGCCTCGACTGA
- a CDS encoding chloride channel protein: protein MLLVVAAVLGVVLSAGAYGFLRAVTELQDAVYTDLPKALGFDGAPVWWPLPLLGVAGVLVALTVRYLPGNGGHQPAEGLNTKGAPPAADLPGILLAAMFSLGLGAVVGPEAPLIALGGGIALYLFRLIRPDADKTTQAVVAASGSFAAISALLGSPLLGAFLLMEASGLGGPMLGIVLLPGLLASGVGSLVFTGIGSWTGVGNGSLVIPSLPEVSRPDLGQFGWALVIGVASAFLGIGIQRTALRLQERVNGSRLFWTPVMGLVTAGVAIAYAEGTGKDFSEVLFSGQSELPQLLLHTDSYTAGALVLLVACKSIGYCVCLSAFRGGPIFPALFIGAAGGIALSHLPGLPFVTGAAMGMGAMSVALLRLPMTAVLLATLLLGADGVTVMPLVIVAVVVCHVTASRLVPPPAKKPVPAQA, encoded by the coding sequence ATGCTCCTGGTCGTGGCCGCCGTCCTCGGCGTCGTCCTGTCGGCGGGTGCGTACGGCTTCCTCCGGGCGGTCACCGAGCTCCAGGACGCGGTGTACACGGACCTGCCGAAGGCCCTCGGCTTCGACGGGGCACCGGTGTGGTGGCCGCTCCCCCTCCTCGGGGTGGCCGGTGTCCTGGTCGCACTGACGGTCCGGTACCTGCCGGGCAACGGCGGACACCAGCCGGCCGAGGGGCTGAACACCAAGGGCGCGCCGCCGGCGGCGGACCTCCCGGGCATCCTGCTGGCGGCGATGTTCTCCCTCGGCCTCGGCGCGGTCGTCGGCCCGGAGGCCCCGCTCATCGCGCTCGGCGGCGGCATCGCGCTGTACCTGTTCCGGCTGATCAGGCCCGACGCCGACAAGACGACCCAGGCGGTGGTGGCGGCCTCCGGCAGTTTCGCCGCCATCAGCGCCCTGCTCGGCTCGCCACTGCTCGGGGCGTTCCTGCTGATGGAGGCGTCCGGCCTCGGCGGGCCGATGCTCGGCATCGTGCTGTTGCCGGGCCTGCTGGCCTCAGGTGTCGGCTCGCTGGTCTTCACCGGCATCGGCTCCTGGACCGGGGTGGGCAACGGCTCGCTGGTGATCCCGAGCCTGCCCGAGGTGAGCCGGCCCGATCTGGGCCAGTTCGGCTGGGCGCTGGTGATCGGTGTCGCCTCGGCCTTCCTCGGCATCGGGATCCAGCGGACGGCGCTGCGTCTGCAGGAGCGGGTGAACGGCTCCCGGCTGTTCTGGACGCCGGTGATGGGCCTGGTCACGGCCGGGGTGGCGATCGCCTACGCCGAGGGGACCGGCAAGGACTTCTCCGAGGTGCTGTTCTCCGGCCAGAGCGAGCTGCCACAGCTCCTGCTGCACACGGACAGCTACACCGCGGGCGCGCTGGTCCTGCTGGTCGCCTGCAAGAGCATCGGCTACTGCGTCTGCCTCTCGGCGTTCCGCGGCGGGCCGATCTTCCCGGCTCTGTTCATCGGCGCGGCCGGCGGGATCGCCCTCTCCCACCTGCCCGGGCTCCCGTTCGTGACCGGCGCCGCGATGGGCATGGGGGCGATGTCGGTGGCGCTGCTGCGGCTGCCGATGACCGCCGTCCTGCTCGCCACGCTGCTGCTCGGAGCGGACGGGGTGACGGTGATGCCGCTGGTGATCGTGGCCGTGGTGGTGTGTCACGTCACCGCGTCCAGGCTGGTCCCGCCCCCGGCCAAAAAGCCGGTGCCCGCCCAGGCCTGA
- a CDS encoding LacI family DNA-binding transcriptional regulator, whose protein sequence is MTEPAPHGRPAGKPRRAPTIHDVAAVAGVSRGTVSRVLQGGHNVSPASMEAVNAAIGKLGYVVNRHARNLVTQRSNSVAFLLTEPQERFFEDPNFTTLLRGCTAALGEHDIPLLLMTAGDEAERRRVVRYLAAGHVDGVLLVSSHRGNPMIEHLREAEIPMVSCGKPLGQRGRVAYVAADDREGAKDMVRHLIESGRGRVATVAGPQDTPGGVERLQGYREVLDEYGIAFDESLVAYGDYSRAGGEQATDRLLAAAPGLDALFVASDLMADGALAALDRAGRSVPGDVAVGGFDDSPAALTTRPALTTVRQPWDRISHEMVRLLLAQIAGETQPTVILPTELVIRDSA, encoded by the coding sequence ATGACGGAACCAGCACCCCACGGTCGGCCCGCCGGCAAGCCCCGGCGCGCACCGACCATCCATGACGTCGCCGCGGTCGCGGGTGTCTCGCGCGGCACCGTGTCGCGGGTGCTGCAGGGCGGGCACAACGTCAGCCCGGCCTCGATGGAGGCGGTGAACGCGGCGATCGGCAAGCTCGGGTACGTGGTCAACCGGCACGCCCGCAACCTGGTCACCCAGCGGTCCAACTCGGTGGCGTTCCTGCTCACCGAGCCGCAGGAGCGCTTCTTCGAGGACCCCAACTTCACCACCCTGCTGCGGGGTTGCACGGCCGCCCTGGGCGAGCACGACATCCCGCTGCTGCTGATGACGGCGGGCGACGAGGCGGAACGCCGCCGGGTGGTGCGCTACCTGGCCGCCGGCCACGTGGACGGGGTGCTGCTGGTCTCCTCGCACCGCGGCAACCCGATGATCGAGCACCTGCGGGAGGCCGAGATCCCGATGGTCTCCTGCGGCAAGCCGCTCGGCCAGCGCGGCCGGGTCGCGTACGTCGCGGCCGACGACCGGGAGGGGGCCAAGGACATGGTGCGCCACCTGATCGAGTCCGGCCGCGGCCGGGTCGCCACCGTCGCCGGCCCGCAGGACACCCCCGGCGGGGTCGAGCGGCTGCAGGGCTACCGCGAGGTGCTGGACGAGTACGGCATCGCCTTCGACGAGAGCCTGGTGGCGTACGGGGACTACAGCCGGGCCGGCGGCGAGCAGGCCACCGACCGGCTGCTGGCCGCGGCGCCCGGCCTGGACGCGCTCTTCGTCGCCTCGGACCTGATGGCCGACGGCGCCCTGGCCGCCCTGGACCGGGCCGGCCGCAGCGTCCCCGGGGACGTCGCGGTCGGCGGCTTCGACGACTCGCCGGCCGCCCTGACCACCCGCCCGGCGCTCACCACCGTCCGCCAGCCCTGGGACCGGATCAGCCACGAGATGGTCCGGCTGCTGCTGGCCCAGATCGCGGGCGAGACCCAGCCGACGGTGATCCTCCCGACCGAGCTGGTGATCCGCGACTCGGCCTGA
- a CDS encoding ABC transporter substrate-binding protein, with product MPRRLALATAATLCAALALTACGSSGSGSDAAGPAAGPVKLTFWSWTPNMDKVAAIWNAAHPDIQVSVQKQASGDDLVTKTITAAKAGNAPDLLQAEYQALPTLVSNDVLADIAKETAGVKDKFAAGVWQQVTLGSDAVYAVPEDTAPLALYYRQDLFQQYGLKVPTTWAEFADAARQLKQKDPAKALTTFSANDSGLFAGLAQQAGAKWWTASGETWKVGIDDAASKKVADFWGGLVKEGAIDNQPMYTPAWSKALNDGSQIAWVSAVWAPGVFTSSAPDTKGKWAIAPLPQWNAGESVTGSWGGSTTGVTTGAAKAGHGAAAAQFAGWLNTDPEAVAALVKEAGIYPAATAAQSGGALATAPEFFANQADFYTQAAAIAKNTAPAAWGPNVNVAYSTFKDAFGKAAQDKGDFSAALTAMQQATVADLKKNGFKTEG from the coding sequence ATGCCCCGTCGCCTTGCCCTCGCCACGGCCGCCACGCTCTGCGCCGCGCTCGCGCTGACCGCCTGCGGAAGCAGCGGCAGCGGCTCCGACGCCGCCGGGCCCGCCGCCGGGCCGGTCAAGCTGACCTTCTGGTCCTGGACGCCGAACATGGACAAGGTGGCCGCGATCTGGAACGCCGCGCACCCGGACATCCAGGTCAGCGTCCAGAAGCAGGCCTCCGGCGACGACCTGGTCACCAAGACCATCACCGCCGCCAAGGCCGGAAACGCCCCCGACCTGCTCCAGGCCGAGTACCAGGCCCTGCCCACCCTGGTCAGCAACGACGTGCTCGCCGACATCGCCAAGGAGACGGCGGGCGTCAAGGACAAGTTCGCCGCCGGGGTCTGGCAGCAGGTCACGCTCGGCTCGGACGCCGTGTACGCCGTCCCCGAGGACACCGCGCCGCTCGCCCTCTACTACCGGCAGGACCTCTTCCAGCAGTACGGGCTGAAGGTGCCCACCACCTGGGCCGAGTTCGCCGACGCCGCCCGGCAGCTCAAGCAGAAGGACCCGGCCAAGGCCCTCACCACCTTCTCGGCCAACGACTCCGGCCTGTTCGCCGGCCTGGCCCAGCAGGCCGGCGCCAAGTGGTGGACCGCCTCCGGCGAGACCTGGAAGGTCGGCATCGACGACGCCGCGAGCAAGAAGGTCGCCGACTTCTGGGGCGGCCTGGTGAAGGAGGGGGCGATCGACAACCAGCCGATGTACACCCCGGCCTGGAGCAAGGCGCTGAACGACGGCAGCCAGATCGCCTGGGTCTCCGCCGTCTGGGCACCCGGCGTCTTCACCTCCTCCGCCCCCGACACCAAGGGCAAGTGGGCGATCGCCCCGCTCCCGCAGTGGAACGCCGGGGAGTCCGTGACCGGCAGCTGGGGCGGCTCCACCACGGGCGTCACCACCGGCGCCGCGAAGGCCGGCCACGGCGCCGCCGCCGCGCAGTTCGCCGGCTGGCTGAACACCGACCCGGAGGCCGTCGCCGCGCTGGTCAAGGAGGCCGGCATCTACCCGGCCGCGACCGCCGCCCAGAGCGGCGGCGCGCTCGCCACCGCGCCGGAGTTCTTCGCCAACCAGGCGGACTTCTACACCCAGGCCGCCGCGATCGCGAAGAACACCGCCCCCGCCGCCTGGGGCCCCAACGTCAACGTCGCCTACTCCACCTTCAAGGACGCCTTCGGCAAGGCCGCCCAGGACAAGGGCGACTTCTCCGCCGCGCTGACCGCCATGCAGCAGGCCACCGTCGCCGACCTGAAGAAGAACGGCTTCAAGACCGAGGGCTGA
- a CDS encoding carbohydrate ABC transporter permease, with protein sequence MSTTLTPRRRTAPAPGTTPGNAVAPPRRTAWIPTLLLLLGAVYCLIPILWVVTAATKSSGELFTTFTFSPGSGFFDNLAELSAYRGGVYWRWMANSALYAGIGALLSAALSGVTGYALAKYRFRGRTAIFNILLAGVLMPPITLAVPQYLLMAQAGLADSYWSVLLPSIVSPYGIYLARIYAAAAIPDEVVEAARVDGAKEFRLFRSVALPMMVPGLVTVFLFQFVAIWNNFLLPYIMLGDDHRFPVTVGLYSLLQQGANAPALYTLVITGALLSVIPLILLFLGLQRYWRIDLLSGAVKS encoded by the coding sequence ATGAGCACCACCCTGACCCCCCGCCGCCGCACCGCCCCCGCACCGGGCACCACCCCCGGCAACGCCGTCGCCCCGCCCCGCCGCACGGCCTGGATCCCCACCCTGCTCCTGCTGCTCGGCGCGGTCTACTGCCTGATCCCGATCCTCTGGGTGGTGACGGCCGCCACCAAGAGCAGCGGCGAGCTGTTCACCACCTTCACCTTCTCCCCCGGCAGCGGCTTCTTCGACAACCTGGCCGAACTCTCCGCCTACCGCGGCGGCGTCTACTGGCGGTGGATGGCCAACTCGGCCCTGTACGCGGGCATCGGCGCCCTGCTGTCGGCTGCGCTCTCCGGCGTCACGGGCTACGCGCTCGCCAAGTACCGGTTCCGGGGGCGTACCGCGATCTTCAACATCCTGCTGGCCGGCGTGCTGATGCCCCCGATCACGCTGGCCGTCCCGCAGTACCTGCTGATGGCCCAGGCCGGCCTGGCGGACAGTTACTGGTCGGTGCTGCTGCCCAGCATCGTCAGCCCGTACGGCATCTACCTGGCGCGGATCTACGCCGCCGCCGCGATCCCCGACGAGGTGGTCGAGGCCGCCCGGGTGGACGGCGCGAAGGAGTTCCGGCTGTTCCGCAGCGTGGCGCTGCCGATGATGGTGCCCGGACTGGTCACCGTCTTCCTGTTCCAGTTCGTGGCGATCTGGAACAACTTCCTGCTCCCCTACATCATGCTCGGCGACGACCACCGGTTCCCGGTCACGGTCGGCCTGTACTCGCTGCTCCAGCAGGGGGCGAACGCCCCCGCGCTGTACACCCTGGTGATCACCGGCGCGCTGCTGTCGGTGATCCCGCTGATCCTGCTCTTCCTCGGACTCCAGCGCTACTGGCGCATCGATCTGCTCTCCGGGGCCGTAAAGTCCTGA
- a CDS encoding ROK family transcriptional regulator, whose amino-acid sequence MRQEQRSTTRNGGGKSSYPEAADKASLRRNNLGVVLRHLRENGEQSRTRIASSTGLPKATVSVLVADLIQRGLVREGELDRAGAVGRPHRMVDLDGRWICGIGAEIGVDHITVTAVNLRGAVVHEGRRALDVASLPPRAALTAVAELVTESLRAVEKRGMGTVGVTLVSQGSVDAASGTVRVATNFGWHDVRVADELRALLGPGCPPVLVENDAASGALAEYVAARGTDIHELVYVSGGIGVGGASISGGTLLSGSEIGHMKLDRLDRPCACGRTGCWEVAVGLQAFLDAAADPADRVHDRSVDLAERLDELLARAEAGEPRTLAALAVIAADLSLGLSVLVDVLNPSRIVLGGYFAVFGRYLVDEAQQLVDARRISPAAPRVVVAASTLGLSNAAQGGAQLTLEPLFNDPSGVRVRATITHEEPGAEQV is encoded by the coding sequence GTGCGGCAGGAGCAGCGGAGCACCACGCGCAACGGTGGCGGGAAGTCCAGCTACCCGGAGGCCGCCGACAAGGCGTCCCTGCGCCGGAACAACCTGGGCGTCGTCCTGCGCCATCTGCGCGAGAACGGCGAGCAGTCGCGGACCCGGATCGCCAGCTCCACCGGCCTGCCCAAGGCGACCGTCTCCGTCCTGGTCGCCGACCTGATCCAGCGCGGACTGGTGCGCGAGGGCGAGCTGGACCGAGCCGGCGCGGTCGGCCGCCCGCACCGGATGGTCGACCTCGACGGCCGCTGGATCTGCGGGATCGGCGCCGAGATCGGGGTCGACCACATCACCGTGACGGCGGTGAACCTGCGCGGCGCCGTCGTCCACGAGGGTCGCCGGGCCCTCGACGTGGCCTCCCTGCCGCCGCGCGCCGCCCTGACCGCGGTCGCCGAACTGGTCACCGAGAGCCTACGCGCGGTGGAGAAGCGCGGGATGGGCACCGTCGGCGTCACCCTGGTCAGCCAGGGCTCGGTGGACGCCGCCTCCGGGACGGTCCGGGTGGCGACCAACTTCGGCTGGCACGACGTCCGGGTCGCCGACGAACTGCGCGCCCTGCTCGGGCCCGGCTGCCCGCCCGTCCTGGTCGAGAACGACGCGGCGTCCGGCGCCCTCGCGGAGTACGTGGCCGCCCGGGGCACCGACATCCACGAGCTGGTGTACGTCAGCGGCGGGATCGGCGTCGGCGGGGCCAGCATCTCCGGGGGCACGCTGCTGAGCGGCTCGGAGATCGGGCACATGAAGCTCGACCGCCTCGACCGGCCCTGCGCCTGCGGGCGGACCGGCTGCTGGGAGGTGGCCGTCGGACTCCAGGCCTTCCTGGACGCGGCCGCGGATCCCGCCGACCGGGTGCACGACCGCTCGGTCGACCTGGCCGAGCGCCTGGACGAACTGCTCGCCCGGGCCGAGGCGGGCGAGCCGCGCACCCTCGCCGCGCTGGCCGTGATCGCCGCCGACCTCTCGCTCGGCCTCAGCGTCCTGGTGGACGTGCTGAACCCCTCGCGGATCGTCCTCGGCGGGTACTTCGCGGTCTTCGGCCGGTACCTGGTGGACGAGGCGCAGCAACTCGTCGACGCGCGCCGGATCTCGCCCGCCGCGCCGCGGGTGGTGGTGGCCGCCTCGACGCTCGGACTCTCCAACGCGGCCCAGGGCGGTGCGCAGCTCACCCTCGAACCGCTCTTCAACGACCCCTCCGGGGTCCGGGTACGGGCGACGATCACCCACGAGGAGCCGGGCGCGGAGCAGGTGTAG
- a CDS encoding carbohydrate ABC transporter permease — protein sequence MHPAPTTTTTAPARPTGPAPATPPPDAPRGRAVDWRRWTPLGFLLPFGSLFLITFIAPICYAVHQSLFKLHRSGLGLTPPTTVFTGLSNYTEALADEAFTSSVVRVLLIGAVQVPLMLGLALLLALLLDARRTPGKRFFRLAFFLPYAIPGVIGGLMWSFLYQPDVSPIADALAGIGLHVDFTSDSWLPWSVGNILTWGWTGYNMIVIHSALKAIPGELTEAAALDGCTGWRLAWHVKIPLVRPALLMTTVFSIIGTAQLYNEPVVMKAVAPNLSSSWTPIMAAQNEVAANNYHAAATRSVILALVIFVLSFGFMRFVNKRGAAL from the coding sequence ATGCACCCCGCACCCACCACCACCACGACGGCTCCGGCGCGGCCCACCGGGCCCGCCCCGGCCACCCCGCCACCGGACGCCCCGCGGGGCCGCGCCGTCGACTGGCGCCGCTGGACCCCGCTCGGTTTCCTGCTCCCGTTCGGCTCCCTGTTCCTGATCACCTTCATCGCGCCGATCTGCTACGCCGTCCACCAGAGCCTGTTCAAGCTGCACCGCTCCGGCCTCGGGCTCACTCCCCCGACCACGGTCTTCACCGGGCTCTCCAACTACACCGAAGCGCTGGCGGACGAGGCGTTCACCTCCTCGGTGGTGCGGGTGCTGCTGATCGGCGCCGTCCAGGTACCGCTGATGCTGGGCCTGGCCCTGCTGCTGGCCCTGCTGCTCGATGCCCGCCGCACGCCCGGCAAGCGGTTCTTCCGGCTGGCCTTCTTCCTGCCGTACGCCATCCCCGGCGTGATCGGCGGCCTGATGTGGTCCTTCCTCTACCAGCCGGACGTCAGCCCGATCGCCGACGCGCTCGCCGGCATCGGCCTGCACGTCGACTTCACCTCGGACAGCTGGCTGCCCTGGTCGGTCGGCAACATCCTCACCTGGGGCTGGACCGGCTACAACATGATCGTCATCCACTCCGCGCTCAAGGCCATCCCCGGCGAGCTGACCGAGGCCGCCGCACTGGACGGCTGCACCGGCTGGCGCCTCGCCTGGCACGTCAAGATCCCGCTGGTGCGGCCCGCCCTGCTGATGACCACGGTGTTCTCCATCATCGGCACCGCCCAGCTCTACAACGAGCCGGTCGTGATGAAGGCCGTCGCGCCCAACCTCTCCAGCAGCTGGACGCCGATCATGGCGGCCCAGAACGAGGTGGCGGCGAACAACTACCACGCGGCGGCGACCCGTTCGGTGATCCTGGCGCTGGTGATCTTCGTCCTCTCGTTCGGATTCATGCGGTTCGTCAACAAGCGCGGAGCGGCACTATGA
- a CDS encoding sugar ABC transporter substrate-binding protein: MKNRAFRTVTLAVAIASLAGTAACGSGGSAGSTDKASGPVKIEFWGWAPGYEKSVELFNSSHPGIQVTYSKISPGSKGGYTKMLSAVKAGNAPCVGSVGFETLPTFAAAGALQDATAAAPYAKEYAPSAFAQSGVAGHTYGLPVDIAPMGLIYRKDLFAKYGITTAPKTWDEYAADAALIHAADPNAYIGYFGNDAYNFAGLAAQAGAKWFGTSGDKWTVDVNDPATKKVTAFWQGLIDKKLVKVVPSFDTALYKGMGEGTILSDVNAVWDTPILADSVKQTTGNWAVAPMPVWDTAKPASGNAGGTPNAVLKGCAHVKEAVEFSHWFGTDQASVTNLIKATGIYPAALSALDNPALTEPDPFYGGQKIFDVFKESAARVDPSFQWGPVMTKTSGALGDGLGKAGAGSTSLDAALSDTQAQTVSEMKTQGMEIG, translated from the coding sequence ATGAAGAACCGCGCGTTCAGAACCGTCACCCTCGCCGTGGCGATCGCCTCGCTGGCCGGCACCGCCGCCTGCGGCTCCGGCGGGTCGGCCGGGTCCACGGACAAGGCGTCCGGTCCGGTGAAGATCGAGTTCTGGGGCTGGGCCCCCGGCTACGAGAAGTCGGTGGAGCTCTTCAACTCATCCCACCCGGGCATCCAGGTCACCTACAGCAAGATCTCGCCCGGCTCCAAGGGCGGCTACACCAAGATGCTCAGCGCGGTGAAGGCGGGCAACGCGCCGTGTGTGGGGTCGGTCGGCTTCGAGACGCTGCCGACGTTCGCCGCGGCCGGGGCGCTGCAGGACGCCACTGCCGCCGCCCCCTACGCCAAGGAGTACGCCCCCTCGGCCTTCGCGCAGTCCGGGGTCGCCGGGCACACCTACGGCCTGCCCGTGGACATCGCCCCGATGGGCCTGATCTACCGCAAGGACCTGTTCGCCAAGTACGGGATCACCACCGCGCCGAAGACCTGGGACGAGTACGCCGCCGACGCCGCCCTCATCCACGCCGCCGACCCCAACGCCTACATCGGCTACTTCGGCAACGACGCCTACAACTTCGCCGGACTCGCCGCCCAGGCCGGCGCCAAGTGGTTCGGCACCAGCGGCGACAAGTGGACGGTCGACGTGAACGACCCCGCGACGAAGAAGGTCACCGCCTTCTGGCAGGGCCTGATCGACAAGAAGCTGGTCAAGGTGGTGCCGAGCTTCGACACCGCGCTCTACAAGGGCATGGGCGAGGGCACCATCCTCTCCGACGTCAACGCCGTGTGGGACACCCCGATCCTCGCCGACAGCGTCAAGCAGACCACCGGCAACTGGGCGGTCGCCCCGATGCCGGTCTGGGACACCGCCAAGCCCGCCTCCGGCAACGCCGGCGGCACCCCCAACGCCGTGCTCAAGGGCTGCGCCCACGTCAAGGAGGCCGTCGAGTTCTCGCACTGGTTCGGCACCGACCAGGCCAGCGTGACCAACCTGATCAAGGCCACCGGCATCTACCCCGCCGCGCTGTCCGCGCTCGACAACCCGGCCCTCACCGAGCCGGACCCGTTCTACGGCGGCCAGAAGATCTTCGACGTGTTCAAGGAGAGCGCCGCCCGGGTCGACCCGAGCTTCCAGTGGGGCCCGGTGATGACCAAGACCTCCGGCGCGCTCGGCGACGGCCTCGGCAAGGCCGGCGCCGGCAGCACCAGCCTGGACGCGGCGCTGTCCGACACCCAGGCCCAGACCGTGTCCGAGATGAAGACCCAGGGCATGGAAATCGGCTGA